One window of Oryza brachyantha chromosome 12, ObraRS2, whole genome shotgun sequence genomic DNA carries:
- the LOC102710651 gene encoding xyloglucan galactosyltransferase KATAMARI1 homolog produces the protein MEANYPKYVLYGLLIVGSWLLSCLLHFQVFHLSLFPYPSSLLVSRRVVLPPALDASFLPPPPDGGGGDGVERRRSSSSARAEATCDGRYVYVLEVPPRFQMLSECVEGSPVFEEPYHVCVLMANSGLGPVIPPAAGNGSVDGDIIPSTGWYNTDQYALEVIFHHRMRQYECLTGDLAAATAVYVAFYPALELNRHKCGSSATERNEASREFLRWLSSQPSWAALGGRDHFMVTARTTWMFRRDEAGDALGCGNGFLAQPESGNMTVLTYESNIWDRHDFAVPYPSYFHPSSAGEVAAWQDTVRANRRPWLFAFAGGRRANGTLPIRDHIIDECTASPPGRCGMLDCSHGLEGSITCRSPRRLVALFASARFCLQPPGDSFMRRSSIDTVLAGCIPVFFHEASTFKKQYRWHERDDDTTTTTDADRRRYSVVIDPDDVVEGRVRIEEVLSRFTDDEVAAMREEVIKMIPRFVYKDPRVRFEGDMRDAFDITFDEIMGRMRRIKKGEILGWKQDGDDDVITKDS, from the exons ATGGAAGCCAACTACCCCAAGTACGTCCTCTATGGCCTCCTCATCGTCGGCTCATGGCTGCTCTCCTGCCTCCTCCATTTCCAGGTCTTCCACCTCTCGCTCTTCCCCTACCCCTCCTCGCTGCTCGTGTCGCGGCGTGTCGTTCTCCCGCCGGCGCTCGACGCCagcttccttcctcctccgcctgacggcggtggcggcgacggcgtcgagaggaggcggtcgtcgtcgtcggcgagggcggagGCGACGTGCGATGGACGGTATGTGTATGTGCTGGAGGTGCCGCCGCGGTTTCAGATGCTTAGCGAGTGCGTCGAGGGGTCGCCGGTGTTTGAGGAGCCGTATCACGTGTGCGTCCTCATGGCGAACTCCGGCCTCGGCCCAGTCATCCCTCCCGCGGCCGGCAATGGCAGCGTCGACGGGGATATCATTCCCAGCACCGGATG GTACAACACGGACCAGTACGCATTGGAGGTGATCTTCCACCACCGGATGCGGCAGTATGAGTGCCTTACCGGCGacctcgcggcggcgacggcggtgtaCGTGGCCTTCTACCCGGCCTTGGAGCTGAACCGGCACAAGTGCGGGTCGAGCGCCACGGAGCGGAACGAGGCGTCCAGGGAATTCCTCCGGTGGCTGTCCTCGCAGCCGTCGTGGGCGGCGCTCGGCGGGCGTGACCACTTCATGGTCACCGCGCGGACGACGTGGATGTTCCGGCGAGACGAGGCCGGCGACGCCCTCGGCTGCGGCAACGGCTTCCTCGCCCAGCCGGAGTCCGGCAACATGACGGTGCTCACCTACGAGTCCAACATCTGGGACCGCCACGACTTCGCCGTGCCGTACCCGAGCTACTTCCACCCGTCGTcggccggcgaggtggcggcgtGGCAGGACACCGTGCGCGCCAACCGCCGCCCCTGGCTTTTCGCGTTCGCCGGAGGGCGGCGCGCCAACGGGACGCTGCCCATCCGCGACCACATCATCGACGAGtgcaccgcctcgccgccgggccgGTGCGGGATGCTCGACTGCAGCCACGGCCTCGAGGGCAGTATCACgtgccgctcgccgcgccgcctcgtcgccctCTTCGCCTCCGCCCGCTTCTGCCTCCAGCCTCCCGGCGACTCCTTCATGCGCCGCTCCTCCATCGACACCGTCCTCGCCGGCTGCATCCCGGTCTTCTTCCACGAGGCCTCCACCTTCAAGAAGCAGTACCGCTGGCACGAACGCGACGacgacaccaccaccaccaccgatgCCGACCGCCGGCGATACTCCGTCGTCATCGACCCGGACGACGTGGTGGAAGGCAGAGTACGCATCGAGGAGGTGCTGAGCAGGTTCACCGACGACGAGGTGGCCGCCATGAGGGAGGAGGTGATCAAGATGATCCCTAGGTTCGTGTACAAGGACCCTAGGGTGAGGTTTGAGGGCGACATGAGAGATGCCTTCGATATCACCTTCGACGAGATCAtggggaggatgaggaggatcAAGAAAGGTGAAATCTTGGGATGGAAACAAGATGGAGACGACGATGTGATCACCAAAGATTCATGA
- the LOC102708572 gene encoding protein ENHANCED DOWNY MILDEW 2-like: MDRPRRPGSDRRYAPVAARGGKRKRSSSSDLWEDVCSICDDGGDVLCCEGRCLRSFHATEGQSTKLNRCKTLRLTEEQWKIFKNNDGKNGPKYICKNCKYNQHQCFSCGLLGSSDLSSGVEVFQCEDQYCGHFYHAKCLARLLYPDRSTQPLNFEQEIARGLKFRCPVHKCHVCKGAENKDDKKMQFAVCRRCPTVYHRKCLPSDITFKGDKDNGTMKRAWDNVLPGQILIYCMKHEIAPKKGTPKRNHIVFPDSKNLLLRAPSKARRQEDTPTVQDIPKEEMPPDHDSPEPSQPPPQPATETDKDLPNGFNSFAPKDLFPLPYPGSCGWLDD; encoded by the exons ATGGATCGACCGAGGAGGCCAGGGAGCGACCGCCGGTACGCGCCGGTTGCTGCCCGGGGCGGGAAGCGgaagaggagcagcagcagcgatcTG TGGGAAGATGTATGTTCAATTTGCGATGATGGTGGTGATGTACTTTG CTGTGAGGGCAGATGCTTGAGGTCTTTCCATGCAACAGAGGGACAAAGTACAAAGCTAAACAGGTGCAAAACTCTTAGGCTAACTGAAGAACAatggaaaatttttaaaaacaatgaTGGAAAG AATggtccaaaatatatatgtaagaaCTGCAAGTATAATCAGCACCAGTGCTTCTCTTGTGGATTGCTTGGTTCTTCAGACTTGTCATCAGGGGTTGAG GTATTCCAATGTGAGGATCAATATTGTGGACACTTTTACCATGCAAAGTGTCTAGCTAGACTTCTCTACCCTGACCGCAGTACGCagcccttaaattttgagcAGGAAATTGCTCGTGGGCTGAAATTCCGTTGTCCTGTGCATAAATGCCATGTATGCAAGGGAGCAGAGAATAAAGATGACAAGAAAATGCAATTTGCAGTGTGCAGACGCTGTCCAACTGTATACCACAGGAAATGCTTGCCAAG TGATATCACCTTTAAAGGTGATAAAGATAATGGTACCATGAAAAGAGCATGGGATAACGTACTTCCTGGTCAAATTCTGATCTACTGCAT GAAGCATGAGATTGCACCCAAAAAGGGCACTCCCAAGAGGAACCACATTGTCTTTCCTGATTCCAAAAATCTTTTGCTACGCGCTCCTTCAAAGGCCAGACGGCAAGAAGATACACCCACAGTACAAGATATACCTAAAGAAGAGATGCCACCTGATCATGACTCTCCCGAACCGTCCCAGCCGCCTCCCCAGCCAGCAACTGAAACTGACAAGGATCTTCCCAATGGTTTCAATTCGTTTGCGCCAAAGGACTTGTTCCCACTTCCATACCCAGGATCATGCGGTTGGCTTGATGACTGA